ATTTATAGCCTCGATAGGGATAATATAGCATTACTTTTTTATGTAAAAGAAATTTACGAAAAAAAAATTAGCGACTTTGATCAAGTTAAAATTTTAGAATTTCTTATTAATTTTTACAATGATTATTTTGAAATTCCTTCTGATTTTGATAATCAAAAATTTGATGTCGGAGTTTTTTATTTTAAATACAAAAAGTTTATTGATGATTTAAGAAAATTAGCTAAATTTTATACAGAAAATAAAAACGATATCTTAGCAAAAATTCAACAAAATCAAACAATACCTGATGGTAATAGTGCTAAAAATAATTCAATTGAGTCAAAATTTGAAAATTTTCTAGCAACTTATCAAAATTTTATTGATTTCTGAGAAAAAATGGTCAAAGAAAAACCTGTTCAAATTTCAGAAAAAGTTTGAAAAAAAGGCGATTCAACCTATGATTTTAATGTAGGACTTTTTTGACCAAAGTCAAAACCTATGAAAAATAATTTCAAAGGTGTTTATGCCTCAGATCCCCAGCAAAATTTTTCACGCTTATCATTGTATTTTTATACAAACAACGGACCTGGCGCTTCTGGTTCAGGTGTTTTTAACGAAAAAGGTGAACTCCAATTTATTAATGGATTTGGTTTAATTAACAATTTTTACGATAATAATTCACGAATAGAAAAAAATTATTACGACAAATTAAACACAAATATTTCATTATCAGGCGGAATTCCACTTGTTACTGAAGATTTTAATTTAACAAAATTAATAAAAGATTTTTATCCTTCTAATCAAAAGAAGGGATTTACTCCAATTCAAAATGTGCAAATTGTTGTAAATAAAAAAGCGTAAGTTTTTTTATTTAAACTTACGCTTGGTTTCATACCGGCGCACCGGTTGCTAGAATTATTATGAGATGGGAATTGAACCAATATTTTTAAAATATTTTTAGTTATCTTAAAAATCTCATAATATATATGAAATCGATATTAATTATACCACAACTTTTTTAAAAAGAAGAAAAAAATAAAAAAAAAAAAAAAACTTGTACAAGTAACAGTAAATTAGTATATTTTTACTATTTTTCTTTTTTTATTTTTGGGCTAAATTAAAGGAAAAAAGAAAATTTGCAAAAAGACATTTGTAAACTTTATGTGGAAAAAGTTATGAAAATTCCTTAATATGATATAATTCTTTTAATTTACAGGTGGTTTTTATGAGCAAAATAACTAAACAGCAACTTGGCGCAAAAATTTGACATGGTGTCAATAGGTTGCGAAAAAATCTTGAGGCCTATGAATATAAGGATTATATTTTAGGTTTACTTTTATATAAATTTTTATGTCAAAAACAGACTGAATATTTAATTGACCAGGAATTTCATAAGGATGATCTCTATGTTTTTGATGATCAATTGGATCGTAGTGATATTGACCTTGGAAATACGGAATCGGTCATAAGTTGGGAAGAGGTTGATGACAAGATAGAATCAATGAAAAAAGAAAATGGGTATTTTATTCAACATCGCAATTTATTTGATTCTTGAGTCAAAAATAAACAAAAATTTGACATTAAAGCCTTTCAAGGTGCGTTTAATGATTTTAGTGATGTAGTTAATGAAATAGTTAATAAATATAAAGAGTCTTCTCATGCTTCATTATTTAAAGGCTTATTTTCTAAATTTGAAACTGATTTAGGAAAACTTGCACCAAATGCCAAAGAACAAACTGAAGTCATTTCTCAACTTATCGACACAATCAACGAAATTCCAACTACTAGACAACAATACGATGTTCTAGGTTTTATTTATGAGTATTTAATTGCTCAATTTGCCTCAACTGCTGGAAAAAAAGCTGGCGAATTTTATACACCTCATGAGGTAAGCGACTT
Above is a window of Mesomycoplasma ovipneumoniae DNA encoding:
- a CDS encoding Mhp366/Mhp367 family surface (lipo)protein produces the protein MTRKKKILFSIFALFFVSAVSVTAFFTYNYLNHSTAPVKKISGIDLLLESDKSEKVDSESKFNKDYLAEIDQFNDFFSDQSQDLIEEYGQRESFFEQLSLLDLEKITKNNVIFPEGYERFKFNTENNFVTKESDENFLGPKNNNLLIYDLNYPLVDNLIEENNTFKSNILNQKFTIFDSKARNQIFKLDKIGAYAQPLNSKEYDWIYQKNVKFKTGTAAILDSNNEKTLLITNNHVLRPLESYKYNDENFEIKTQKIRFWNTLGGNFLEWYQDGKIYSLDRDNIALLFYVKEIYEKKISDFDQVKILEFLINFYNDYFEIPSDFDNQKFDVGVFYFKYKKFIDDLRKLAKFYTENKNDILAKIQQNQTIPDGNSAKNNSIESKFENFLATYQNFIDFWEKMVKEKPVQISEKVWKKGDSTYDFNVGLFWPKSKPMKNNFKGVYASDPQQNFSRLSLYFYTNNGPGASGSGVFNEKGELQFINGFGLINNFYDNNSRIEKNYYDKLNTNISLSGGIPLVTEDFNLTKLIKDFYPSNQKKGFTPIQNVQIVVNKKA